From one Catenuloplanes nepalensis genomic stretch:
- a CDS encoding GNAT family N-acetyltransferase, which translates to MSKISLVPVDSGNWRAVAGLTVAPHQREWVAPPTYYLALCQYGDAGWRPLAVSADGEIVGFLMWTIDPADDAAWIGGVIIDAERQGAGLGRAAIVALTEKVLAEEPQVTGFALSYEPDNEAARRAYASVGFAETGETEDTEVVARLKR; encoded by the coding sequence ATGTCGAAGATCTCCCTCGTGCCGGTCGACTCCGGCAACTGGCGGGCCGTCGCCGGCCTCACCGTGGCCCCGCACCAGCGGGAATGGGTCGCGCCGCCCACCTATTACCTGGCGCTCTGCCAGTACGGCGACGCCGGCTGGCGTCCACTCGCGGTGAGCGCGGACGGCGAGATCGTCGGCTTTCTGATGTGGACGATCGACCCGGCGGACGACGCGGCCTGGATCGGCGGCGTGATCATCGACGCGGAGCGGCAGGGCGCCGGCCTGGGCCGGGCCGCGATCGTGGCGCTGACCGAGAAGGTGCTGGCCGAGGAGCCGCAGGTGACCGGCTTCGCGCTCTCCTACGAGCCGGACAACGAGGCGGCCCGCCGTGCGTACGCGAGCGTCGGCTTCGCCGAGACGGGCGAGACCGAGGACACCGAAGTCGTCGCCCGCCTCAAGCGATAG